One Solanum lycopersicum chromosome 2, SLM_r2.1 genomic region harbors:
- the LOC101244431 gene encoding putative B3 domain-containing protein Os03g0621600 isoform X2: MASSSSTKNNTVVQSRFIKIILFPHECIHLSIPHDFERRCCNDILSPVHLEVPTGQVWEVELRHSEGHIWFTKGWQDFCDYYSISRGHFLMFGYNTPSHFDVTIFDVSAAEIEYPYSSRTFHFHETHHAPIIDLSESDVDIMEDTPRRQKLKEKVVDHSLENLCDGQISKRKRHGDDVASPSFTKKVQNCRIHKKDSKSVYDQNKTVMEKESSTAYQQAKAFKSKNPFTISFMQPSYVSASFNLSIPLKFARKYFLENNGNLVLRVPGIGSWSVKCTLGMTNGKVGSGWKAFVQDNKLNVGDVCVFEVLKGQLFVDVIIFRAAGSTLMHNIVAEVPRVPCSQPKVVQTKKSKQHTGGSYGLNLKIKEEQGEGTEILGHCPSGRGSKRKQPEVDAVVPSFTKKAQNCRIHKKDSKSVYDQNKTVMEKESSTAYQQAKAFKSKNPFTISFMQPSYVSASFNLSIPLKFARKYFLENNGNLVLRVPGIGSWSVKCTLGMTNGKVGSGWKAFVQDNKLKVGDVCVFEVLKGQLFVDVIIFRAAGSALMHNIVAEVSRVPYSQPKVVQTKKSKQHTGGSYGLNLKIKEQGEGTEILGHCPSGRGSKRKQSEVDAVVPSFTKKAQNCRIHKKDSKSVYDQNKTVMEKESSTAYQQAKAFKSKNPFTISFMQPSYVSASFNLSIPLKFARKYFLENNGNLVLRVPGIGSWSVKCTLGMTNGKVGSGWKAFVQDNKLKVGDICVFEVLKGQLFVDVIIFRAAGSTLMHNIVAEVPRVPCSQPKVVQTKKSKQHTGGSYGLNLKIKEEQGEGTEILGHCPSGRGSKRKQPEVDAVVSSFTRKTKKSGGSCGLHKKQSKIVYDKNKTVTDKKSSIAYQRAKAFKSKNPFIVSFMQPSYISKHYILKIWSAFARKYFLENDGNLVLRVSGSGSWSVKCTITTASAKFNYGWKTFVLENELKLGDVCVFEVIKGGQLFVDVTIFRAAGSIIVAEVPGRSDRKSKVIKEEHGKGTEIEHSVKVLGHCPLGNDSKRRRPARKAEDVASPSFTRKPKKSGESCRMHKQQTKMVSAKRKTVLDKEMTIAYQRAKAFRSKNPFVIYFMQPSYVSRPYNLHMTFSYAQKYLWEKCGDLVLRAAGRGSWSVKYDLGLPEGRIRLSWRAFVLDNKLKSGDVCVFELIKGTQPFLDVTIFRANERKPKHTTDGGVSGFRNKIIKTENSVPCPRTKIDHSRKHNLEKKHKGDSDGFITSKVKEELREGTLRHGQQSTSFCMGTVVAKEMVLAYQKAKAFTSENPFFLSFMQPSYVSLARGPIQLSIASSVARKFFSTRQSDVVLEVSSKRRWTVKCSVGIKTAKFSCGWKEFVVDNKLKVGDVCIFEWTGRPNLVFNVIIFPSCGGI, from the exons AGTATTCCACATGACTTTGAGAGAAGATGTTGCAACGACATTTTAAGCCCGGTGCATCTTGAGGTTCCCACCGGACAAGTGTGGGAGGTTGAATTGCGACATTCTGAAGGTCATATTTGGTTTACCAAAGGATGGCAGGATTTCTGTGACTATTATTCGATAAGCCGTGGACACTTTTTGATGTTTGGATACAACACTCCTTCCCATTTTGATGTCACTATATTTGATGTGAGTGCAGCAGAAATCGAATATCCATATAGTTCACGCACCTTCCATTTCCATGAAACACACCATGCACCAATAATTGACCTGTCCGAGTCGGATGTTGATATCATGGAGGATACTCCAAGACGCCagaagttgaaagaaaaagttGTTGATCATTCTCTTGAAAACCTGTGCGATGGACAGATCAGCAAAAGGAAAAGGCACGGGGATGATGTAGCTTCACCTTCTTTCACAAAAAAGGTCCAAA ACTGCAGGATTCACAAGAAAGACTCCAAGAGTGTTTACGATCAGAACAAGACGGTAATGGAAAAAGAGAGCTCTACAGCGTATCAACAAGCAAAAGCTTTTAAATCTAAGAATCCGTTCACTATATCTTTTATGCAGCCATCATATGTCTCTGCTTCATTCAATCTG TCCATACCGTTGAAGTTTGCTAGGAAGTATTTCCTTGAGAACAATGGCAATTTAGTGCTTCGTGTTCCAGGAATTGGATCTTGGTCTGTCAAGTGCACTTTGGGAATGACAAATGGTAAAGTTGGTTCTGGTTGGAAGGCATTCGTGCAAGACAATAAGTTAAATGTTGGCGATGTTTGTGTATTTGAAGTGCTTAAGGGACAGCTCTTTGTAGATGTCATAATTTTCCGTGCAGCTGGGAGCACACTAATGCACAATATAGTTGCAGAAGTGCCGCGGGTTCCATGTTCACAACCCAAAGTAGTACAAACCAAGAAATCCAAGCAGCATACAGGAGGTTCATATGGTCTCAACTTAAAAATTAAAG AAGAACAAGGTGAAGGTACTGAGATTTTGGGTCATTGTCCGTCAGGACGTGGAAGCAAAAGAAAACAACCTGAAGTGGATGCAGTGGTGCCTTCTTTCACAAAAAAGGCCCAAA ACTGCAGGATTCACAAGAAAGACTCCAAGAGTGTTTACGATCAGAACAAGACGGTAATGGAAAAAGAGAGCTCTACAGCGTATCAACAAGCGAAAGCTTTTAAATCTAAGAATCCGTTCACTATATCTTTTATGCAGCCATCATATGTCTCTGCTTCATTCAATCTG TCCATACCGTTGAAGTTTGCTAGGAAGTATTTCCTTGAGAACAATGGCAATTTAGTGCTTCGTGTTCCAGGAATTGGATCTTGGTCTGTCAAATGCACTTTGGGAATGACAAATGGTAAAGTTGGTTCTGGTTGGAAGGCATTCGTGCAAGACAATAAGTTAAAAGTTGGCGATGTTTGTGTATTTGAAGTGCTCAAGGGACAGCTCTTTGTAGATGTCATAATTTTCCGTGCAGCTGGGAGCGCACTAATGCACAATATAGTTGCAGAAGTGTCACGGGTTCCATATTCACAACCCAAAGTAGTACAAACCAAGAAATCAAAGCAGCATACAGGAGGTTCATATGGTCTCAACTTAAAAATTAAAG AACAAGGTGAAGGCACTGAGATTTTGGGTCATTGTCCGTCAGGACGTGGAAGCAAAAGAAAACAATCTGAAGTGGATGCAGTGGTGCCTTCTTTCACAAAAAAGGCCCAAA ACTGCAGGATTCACAAGAAAGACTCCAAGAGTGTTTACGATCAGAACAAGACGGTAATGGAAAAAGAGAGCTCTACAGCGTATCAACAAGCAAAAGCTTTTAAATCTAAGAATCCGTTCACTATATCTTTTATGCAGCCATCATATGTCTCTGCTTCATTCAATCTG TCCATACCGTTGAAGTTTGCTAGGAAGTATTTCCTTGAGAACAATGGCAATTTAGTGCTTCGTGTTCCAGGAATTGGATCTTGGTCTGTCAAGTGCACTTTGGGAATGACAAATGGTAAAGTTGGTTCTGGTTGGAAGGCATTCGTGCAAGACAATAAGTTAAAAGTTGGCGATATTTGTGTATTTGAAGTGCTCAAGGGACAGCTCTTTGTAGATGTCATAATTTTCCGTGCAGCTGGGAGCACACTAATGCACAATATAGTTGCAGAAGTGCCACGGGTTCCATGTTCACAACCCAAAGTAGTACAAACCAAGAAATCAAAGCAGCATACAGGAGGTTCATATGGTCTCAACTTAAAAATTAAAG AAGAACAAGGTGAAGGTACTGAGATTTTGGGTCATTGTCCGTCAGGACGTGGAAGCAAAAGAAAACAACCTGAAGTGGATGCAGTGGTGTCTTCTTTCACAAGAAAAACCAAAA aaaGCGGAGGAAGTTGTGGGTTGCACAAGAAACAATCCAAGATTGTTTATGATAAGAACAAGACAGTAACGGACAAAAAGAGCTCTATAGCATATCAAAGAGCAAAAGCTTTTAAATCGAAGAATCCATTCATTGTATCTTTTATGCAACCATCGTATATCTCCAAACATTACATTCTG AAAATATGGTCAGCATTTGCCAGGAAGTATTTCCTTGAGAACGATGGCAATTTAGTGCTTCGTGTTTCAGGCAGTGGATCTTGGTCTGTCAAATGCACTATTACAACAGCAAGTGCGAAATTTAATTATGGTTGGAAGACATTTGTGCTAGAAAATGAGTTAAAACTTGGTGACGTTTGTGTATTTGAAGTGATTAAAGGCGGTCAACTCTTCGTAGATGTCACAATATTTCGTGCAGCTGGGAGCATTATAGTAGCAGAAGTGCCAGGGCGTTCTGATAGGAAAAGTAAGGTTATCAAAG AAGAACATGGCAAAGGCACTGAGATTGAGCATTCTGTTAAGGTTTTGGGCCATTGTCCATTAGGAAATGACAGTAAAAGAAGGAGACCAGCAAGGAAGGCAGAGGATGTGGCTTCACCGTCTTTCACAAGAAAACCCAAAA AAAGCGGAGAAAGTTGCAGGATGCACAAGCAACAAACTAAGATGGTTAGTGCTAAGAGAAAGACAGTATTGGACAAAGAGATGACCATAGCATATCAAAGAGCAAAAGCTTTTAGGTCGAAGAATCcatttgttatatattttatgcaGCCATCGTATGTCTCAAGACCATACAATCTG CACATGACTTTCTCATATGCTCAGAAATATTTATGGGAGAAATGTGGCGATTTAGTGCTTCGTGCTGCTGGCAGGGGATCTTGGTCTGTTAAATATGATCTGGGGCTACCAGAAGGGAGAATTCGCCTAAGTTGGAGGGCATTTGTGCTGGACAATAAGTTAAAAAGTGGTGATGTCTGTGTATTTGAACTGATTAAGGGCACTCAGCCCTTTTTAGATGTCACTATATTTCGTGCAAACGAGAGAAAACCAAAGCATACAACAGATGGAGGTGTTTCTGGTTTTAGAAACAAGATAATCAAAACTGAGAATTCAGTACCGTGTCCTCGAACCAAAATAGATCACAGTAGGAAACATAATCTTGAAAAGAAGCATAAAGGCGATTCCGATGGTTTCATCACTTCAAAAGTGAAAG AAGAACTCAGGGAAGGCACATTGAGGCATGGGCAGCAATCTACGTCTTTTTGTATGGGCACAGTAGTAGCCAAAGAAATGGTTCTGGCATATCAAAAAGCAAAAGCATTTACATCTGAAAATCCATTCTTCTTAAGCTTTATGCAACCATCGTATGTGTCTCTTGCCAGAGGCCCGATTCAACTG AGCATAGCGTCATCAGTCGCTAGGAAATTTTTTTCCACTAGACAGAGTGACGTGGTACTTGAAGTTTCAAGCAAGAGACGATGGACTGTAAAATGCAGTGTTGGAATAAAAACCGCAAAGTTTAGTTGTGGTTGGAAGGAGTTTGTGGTGGACAACAAGCTAAAAGTTGGGGATGTTTGCATCTTTGAATGGACTGGTAGACCCAACCTTGTGTTCAATGTCATAATATTTCCTTCTTGTGGAGGTATTTGA
- the LOC101244431 gene encoding putative B3 domain-containing protein Os03g0621600 isoform X1, with amino-acid sequence MASSSSTKNNTVVQSRFIKIILFPHECIHLSIPHDFERRCCNDILSPVHLEVPTGQVWEVELRHSEGHIWFTKGWQDFCDYYSISRGHFLMFGYNTPSHFDVTIFDVSAAEIEYPYSSRTFHFHETHHAPIIDLSESDVDIMEDTPRRQKLKEKVVDHSLENLCDGQISKRKRHGDDVASPSFTKKVQNCRIHKKDSKSVYDQNKTVMEKESSTAYQQAKAFKSKNPFTISFMQPSYVSASFNLSIPLKFARKYFLENNGNLVLRVPGIGSWSVKCTLGMTNGKVGSGWKAFVQDNKLNVGDVCVFEVLKGQLFVDVIIFRAAGSTLMHNIVAEVPRVPCSQPKVVQTKKSKQHTGGSYGLNLKIKEEQGEGTEILGHCPSGRGSKRKQPEVDAVVPSFTKKAQNCRIHKKDSKSVYDQNKTVMEKESSTAYQQAKAFKSKNPFTISFMQPSYVSASFNLSIPLKFARKYFLENNGNLVLRVPGIGSWSVKCTLGMTNGKVGSGWKAFVQDNKLKVGDVCVFEVLKGQLFVDVIIFRAAGSALMHNIVAEVSRVPYSQPKVVQTKKSKQHTGGSYGLNLKIKVEQGEGTEILGHCPSGRGSKRKQSEVDAVVPSFTKKAQNCRIHKKDSKSVYDQNKTVMEKESSTAYQQAKAFKSKNPFTISFMQPSYVSASFNLSIPLKFARKYFLENNGNLVLRVPGIGSWSVKCTLGMTNGKVGSGWKAFVQDNKLKVGDICVFEVLKGQLFVDVIIFRAAGSTLMHNIVAEVPRVPCSQPKVVQTKKSKQHTGGSYGLNLKIKEEQGEGTEILGHCPSGRGSKRKQPEVDAVVSSFTRKTKKSGGSCGLHKKQSKIVYDKNKTVTDKKSSIAYQRAKAFKSKNPFIVSFMQPSYISKHYILKIWSAFARKYFLENDGNLVLRVSGSGSWSVKCTITTASAKFNYGWKTFVLENELKLGDVCVFEVIKGGQLFVDVTIFRAAGSIIVAEVPGRSDRKSKVIKEEHGKGTEIEHSVKVLGHCPLGNDSKRRRPARKAEDVASPSFTRKPKKSGESCRMHKQQTKMVSAKRKTVLDKEMTIAYQRAKAFRSKNPFVIYFMQPSYVSRPYNLHMTFSYAQKYLWEKCGDLVLRAAGRGSWSVKYDLGLPEGRIRLSWRAFVLDNKLKSGDVCVFELIKGTQPFLDVTIFRANERKPKHTTDGGVSGFRNKIIKTENSVPCPRTKIDHSRKHNLEKKHKGDSDGFITSKVKEELREGTLRHGQQSTSFCMGTVVAKEMVLAYQKAKAFTSENPFFLSFMQPSYVSLARGPIQLSIASSVARKFFSTRQSDVVLEVSSKRRWTVKCSVGIKTAKFSCGWKEFVVDNKLKVGDVCIFEWTGRPNLVFNVIIFPSCGGI; translated from the exons AGTATTCCACATGACTTTGAGAGAAGATGTTGCAACGACATTTTAAGCCCGGTGCATCTTGAGGTTCCCACCGGACAAGTGTGGGAGGTTGAATTGCGACATTCTGAAGGTCATATTTGGTTTACCAAAGGATGGCAGGATTTCTGTGACTATTATTCGATAAGCCGTGGACACTTTTTGATGTTTGGATACAACACTCCTTCCCATTTTGATGTCACTATATTTGATGTGAGTGCAGCAGAAATCGAATATCCATATAGTTCACGCACCTTCCATTTCCATGAAACACACCATGCACCAATAATTGACCTGTCCGAGTCGGATGTTGATATCATGGAGGATACTCCAAGACGCCagaagttgaaagaaaaagttGTTGATCATTCTCTTGAAAACCTGTGCGATGGACAGATCAGCAAAAGGAAAAGGCACGGGGATGATGTAGCTTCACCTTCTTTCACAAAAAAGGTCCAAA ACTGCAGGATTCACAAGAAAGACTCCAAGAGTGTTTACGATCAGAACAAGACGGTAATGGAAAAAGAGAGCTCTACAGCGTATCAACAAGCAAAAGCTTTTAAATCTAAGAATCCGTTCACTATATCTTTTATGCAGCCATCATATGTCTCTGCTTCATTCAATCTG TCCATACCGTTGAAGTTTGCTAGGAAGTATTTCCTTGAGAACAATGGCAATTTAGTGCTTCGTGTTCCAGGAATTGGATCTTGGTCTGTCAAGTGCACTTTGGGAATGACAAATGGTAAAGTTGGTTCTGGTTGGAAGGCATTCGTGCAAGACAATAAGTTAAATGTTGGCGATGTTTGTGTATTTGAAGTGCTTAAGGGACAGCTCTTTGTAGATGTCATAATTTTCCGTGCAGCTGGGAGCACACTAATGCACAATATAGTTGCAGAAGTGCCGCGGGTTCCATGTTCACAACCCAAAGTAGTACAAACCAAGAAATCCAAGCAGCATACAGGAGGTTCATATGGTCTCAACTTAAAAATTAAAG AAGAACAAGGTGAAGGTACTGAGATTTTGGGTCATTGTCCGTCAGGACGTGGAAGCAAAAGAAAACAACCTGAAGTGGATGCAGTGGTGCCTTCTTTCACAAAAAAGGCCCAAA ACTGCAGGATTCACAAGAAAGACTCCAAGAGTGTTTACGATCAGAACAAGACGGTAATGGAAAAAGAGAGCTCTACAGCGTATCAACAAGCGAAAGCTTTTAAATCTAAGAATCCGTTCACTATATCTTTTATGCAGCCATCATATGTCTCTGCTTCATTCAATCTG TCCATACCGTTGAAGTTTGCTAGGAAGTATTTCCTTGAGAACAATGGCAATTTAGTGCTTCGTGTTCCAGGAATTGGATCTTGGTCTGTCAAATGCACTTTGGGAATGACAAATGGTAAAGTTGGTTCTGGTTGGAAGGCATTCGTGCAAGACAATAAGTTAAAAGTTGGCGATGTTTGTGTATTTGAAGTGCTCAAGGGACAGCTCTTTGTAGATGTCATAATTTTCCGTGCAGCTGGGAGCGCACTAATGCACAATATAGTTGCAGAAGTGTCACGGGTTCCATATTCACAACCCAAAGTAGTACAAACCAAGAAATCAAAGCAGCATACAGGAGGTTCATATGGTCTCAACTTAAAAATTAAAG TAGAACAAGGTGAAGGCACTGAGATTTTGGGTCATTGTCCGTCAGGACGTGGAAGCAAAAGAAAACAATCTGAAGTGGATGCAGTGGTGCCTTCTTTCACAAAAAAGGCCCAAA ACTGCAGGATTCACAAGAAAGACTCCAAGAGTGTTTACGATCAGAACAAGACGGTAATGGAAAAAGAGAGCTCTACAGCGTATCAACAAGCAAAAGCTTTTAAATCTAAGAATCCGTTCACTATATCTTTTATGCAGCCATCATATGTCTCTGCTTCATTCAATCTG TCCATACCGTTGAAGTTTGCTAGGAAGTATTTCCTTGAGAACAATGGCAATTTAGTGCTTCGTGTTCCAGGAATTGGATCTTGGTCTGTCAAGTGCACTTTGGGAATGACAAATGGTAAAGTTGGTTCTGGTTGGAAGGCATTCGTGCAAGACAATAAGTTAAAAGTTGGCGATATTTGTGTATTTGAAGTGCTCAAGGGACAGCTCTTTGTAGATGTCATAATTTTCCGTGCAGCTGGGAGCACACTAATGCACAATATAGTTGCAGAAGTGCCACGGGTTCCATGTTCACAACCCAAAGTAGTACAAACCAAGAAATCAAAGCAGCATACAGGAGGTTCATATGGTCTCAACTTAAAAATTAAAG AAGAACAAGGTGAAGGTACTGAGATTTTGGGTCATTGTCCGTCAGGACGTGGAAGCAAAAGAAAACAACCTGAAGTGGATGCAGTGGTGTCTTCTTTCACAAGAAAAACCAAAA aaaGCGGAGGAAGTTGTGGGTTGCACAAGAAACAATCCAAGATTGTTTATGATAAGAACAAGACAGTAACGGACAAAAAGAGCTCTATAGCATATCAAAGAGCAAAAGCTTTTAAATCGAAGAATCCATTCATTGTATCTTTTATGCAACCATCGTATATCTCCAAACATTACATTCTG AAAATATGGTCAGCATTTGCCAGGAAGTATTTCCTTGAGAACGATGGCAATTTAGTGCTTCGTGTTTCAGGCAGTGGATCTTGGTCTGTCAAATGCACTATTACAACAGCAAGTGCGAAATTTAATTATGGTTGGAAGACATTTGTGCTAGAAAATGAGTTAAAACTTGGTGACGTTTGTGTATTTGAAGTGATTAAAGGCGGTCAACTCTTCGTAGATGTCACAATATTTCGTGCAGCTGGGAGCATTATAGTAGCAGAAGTGCCAGGGCGTTCTGATAGGAAAAGTAAGGTTATCAAAG AAGAACATGGCAAAGGCACTGAGATTGAGCATTCTGTTAAGGTTTTGGGCCATTGTCCATTAGGAAATGACAGTAAAAGAAGGAGACCAGCAAGGAAGGCAGAGGATGTGGCTTCACCGTCTTTCACAAGAAAACCCAAAA AAAGCGGAGAAAGTTGCAGGATGCACAAGCAACAAACTAAGATGGTTAGTGCTAAGAGAAAGACAGTATTGGACAAAGAGATGACCATAGCATATCAAAGAGCAAAAGCTTTTAGGTCGAAGAATCcatttgttatatattttatgcaGCCATCGTATGTCTCAAGACCATACAATCTG CACATGACTTTCTCATATGCTCAGAAATATTTATGGGAGAAATGTGGCGATTTAGTGCTTCGTGCTGCTGGCAGGGGATCTTGGTCTGTTAAATATGATCTGGGGCTACCAGAAGGGAGAATTCGCCTAAGTTGGAGGGCATTTGTGCTGGACAATAAGTTAAAAAGTGGTGATGTCTGTGTATTTGAACTGATTAAGGGCACTCAGCCCTTTTTAGATGTCACTATATTTCGTGCAAACGAGAGAAAACCAAAGCATACAACAGATGGAGGTGTTTCTGGTTTTAGAAACAAGATAATCAAAACTGAGAATTCAGTACCGTGTCCTCGAACCAAAATAGATCACAGTAGGAAACATAATCTTGAAAAGAAGCATAAAGGCGATTCCGATGGTTTCATCACTTCAAAAGTGAAAG AAGAACTCAGGGAAGGCACATTGAGGCATGGGCAGCAATCTACGTCTTTTTGTATGGGCACAGTAGTAGCCAAAGAAATGGTTCTGGCATATCAAAAAGCAAAAGCATTTACATCTGAAAATCCATTCTTCTTAAGCTTTATGCAACCATCGTATGTGTCTCTTGCCAGAGGCCCGATTCAACTG AGCATAGCGTCATCAGTCGCTAGGAAATTTTTTTCCACTAGACAGAGTGACGTGGTACTTGAAGTTTCAAGCAAGAGACGATGGACTGTAAAATGCAGTGTTGGAATAAAAACCGCAAAGTTTAGTTGTGGTTGGAAGGAGTTTGTGGTGGACAACAAGCTAAAAGTTGGGGATGTTTGCATCTTTGAATGGACTGGTAGACCCAACCTTGTGTTCAATGTCATAATATTTCCTTCTTGTGGAGGTATTTGA